GCTGCTGATGTAGGCGGCTAGATAGAACATTTAGGCTGACCGTTGGGCAATCGGCACAGATTACTTGATTTTGAAGTCAATCGCAGCCGCCCATGCTTCCTACAGGACAATGCCTGCTGCCACGGCGCGCTCATGGCACAGCTTCAAGACGGCCCGACGCTCATCATTACTCATCCTGCCCCACCGCCCGATCTCCGCCACCGTGCGCTGGCAACCCGTACAGATGTCCTGCTCATCCAGCGCACAAATGCTCACACAAGG
The genomic region above belongs to Pseudomonas sp. PSKL.D1 and contains:
- a CDS encoding DUF1289 domain-containing protein, coding for MSEVIARERAVASPCVSICALDEQDICTGCQRTVAEIGRWGRMSNDERRAVLKLCHERAVAAGIVL